In the genome of Phlebotomus papatasi isolate M1 chromosome 2, Ppap_2.1, whole genome shotgun sequence, one region contains:
- the LOC129802617 gene encoding death-associated inhibitor of apoptosis 1-like isoform X2, producing the protein MLTLDLLLRAKMAVCQLLPKIHRYTNPGYDCCDNRTRESGESGTDVGPSTSSGGSSSSSSGSGVVGNDDVGGVSRAQALACRPTPIMSNIEDLHREENRLLTFDNWNVEFIDKRQLAMLGFYFLGYQDVVKCAFCRVEIGRWEPSDEVFTEHYRWSTNCPLLRRRPTANVPLDPEALNRVLPSVSYDTCGPCGVTQPRPAVFAEAAHSAISTDTFTPAAVFYHNPPRRCDYAELEIEANRLATFREWPRNLKMKPDELCDAGFFYTGIGDRVQCFSCGGGLKDWEDNDCAWEQHALWYDNCEYLKLIKGQKYIDEIKAKHAQKLNATEGAQEASSAVTALQQVPLPAAKEEPLSEEVVGTKIPADALENKLCKICFVNEYNTAFLPCGHVVACAKCASSVTSCPLCREPFTTVTRIYFS; encoded by the coding sequence ATGCTAACTCTCGATCTTCTCTTGAGGGCTAAAATGGCAGTATGTCAATTGCTGCCAAAAATTCACAGATACACAAATCCAGGCTACGATTGCTGTGACAATCGCACAAGGGAGAGTGGTGAGAGTGGGACTGATGTTGGTCCGAGTACATCAAGTGGTGGTAGTAGCAGTTCTTCAAGTGGATCTGGGGTTGTAGGGAATGATGATGTTGGTGGTGTAAGTCGTGCTCAGGCTCTAGCTTGTCGTCCAACACCAATAATGTCCAATATTGAGGATTTGCATCGGGAGGAGAATCGTTTGTTAACTTTTGACAATTGGAATGttgaatttattgataaacGCCAATTGGCTATGCTGGGCTTCTACTTTTTGGGATATCAGGATGTTGTTAAGTGTGCATTCTGTCGGGTGGAAATTGGCCGTTGGGAACCGAGTGATGAAGTGTTTACGGAACACTATCGTTGGAGTACAAATTGTCCATTGCTGAGGCGTAGGCCAACAGCTAATGTTCCTCTCGATCCTGAGGCACTAAATCGGGTTTTACCCAGTGTATCTTATGATACTTGTGGTCCGTGCGGGGTGACACAACCACGTCCGGCGGTTTTTGCTGAAGCTGCCCATTCGGCCATTAGTACTGATACATTTACACCTGCAGCGGTGTTCTATCACAATCCACCGAGGAGATGTGATTATGCCGAGTTGGAAATTGAAGCCAATCGATTGGCAACGTTCCGGGAATGGCCGAGGAATCTCAAGATGAAACCCGATGAACTCTGCGATGCTGGATTCTTCTACACGGGTATTGGGGATCGTGTACAGTGCTTCAGCTGTGGGGGTGGTTTGAAGGATTGGGAGGACAATGATTGTGCCTGGGAGCAACATGCTCTGTGGTACGATAACTGTGAATATCTCAAATTGATTAAGGGACAGAAGTATATTGATGAAATTAAGGCGAAACATGCACAAAAACTCAATGCCACTGAAGGGGCACAAGAAGCATCATCAGCCGTTACTGCCCTTCAGCAAGTTCCACTACCTGCTGCTAAGGAGGAGCCATTGAGTGAAGAAGTTGTTGGGACGAAAATCCCGGCTGATGCACTAGAGaataaattgtgcaaaatttgcTTCGTGAATGAATACAATACGGCTTTTCTGCCGTGTGGTCACGTTGTGGCTTGTGCCAAGTGTGCATCATCCGTCACAAGCTGCCCTCTGTGTCGAGAGCCCTTTACAACTGTGACCAGGATATATTTTTCATAG
- the LOC129802616 gene encoding uncharacterized protein LOC129802616, translating into MELKKLGFFFAVVIHSLWRVEAAPACMIYLTLTPLARSTEERYLEINWGSECGEKMWIGIFQKDPSLFNEQPIYYMDTHNRPSGYEMTGIQLGHVDLPEEWQDSSGNKKNFRTQCLPYFVAGFSGDDLVALDCLKIQPQWQTQMKDLIGNTPLKELFIPGTHCSACYVNETQFRAPLLSQIVFTQDFNVWTQLVFGVRYLDVSVGYHQRDGLNERFWIVADNVLVSPIEKLLQDVQKFVQTTGEVVILDFGAFPLGFGIHSERHEEFREFLKRELKDVAFPRQKDSRESFDFTINEIQSTGKSLIVTYAEDVANSEILWKSWEKHSSADLMDSEIREYVRNLFGRRNMSGQESSDNGWIFYGVQSLDAYVGRYMKFLSSRERAASINRNLTIWLSGPWSLNANAVAVDYILSSCLLDIAINTNRHKAYKSSHLLHIDY; encoded by the coding sequence ATGGAGCTCAAGAAGTTGGGATTTTTTTTCGCGGTTGTGATTCACTCTTTATGGAGAGTTGAGGCTGCTCCAGCTTGTATGATCTATCTGACTTTGACGCCTCTGGCGCGAAGTACTGAGGAGAGGTATCTCGAGATAAATTGGGGTAGTGAATGTGGTGAAAAAATGTGGATAGGAATATTCCAAAAGGATCCTTCACTTTTCAATGAACAACCTATTTATTATATGGATACTCACAATCGACCATCTGGATATGAAATGACTGGGATTCAGTTGGGTCATGTGGATTTACCAGAAGAATGGCAAGATTCTTCAGGGAACAAGAAAAACTTCCGAACACAGTGTCTTCCGTATTTTGTGGCGGGATTTTCAGGAGATGATTTAGTAGCTTTGGATTGTCTGAAAATTCAACCACAGTGGCAGACTCAAATGAAAGATCTCATTGGAAATACTCCTCTGAAAGAACTCTTCATCCCTGGGACTCATTGTTCAGCTTGTTATGTCAATGAGACTCAGTTCAGGGCACCTCTTCTCAGCCAAATTGTCTTTACCCAAGATTTTAATGTCTGGACCCAATTGGTGTTTGGTGTAAGATACTTGGACGTTAGTGTTGGATACCATCAACGTGATGGATTGAATGAAAGATTTTGGATAGTTGCGGACAATGTATTGGTGTCTCCTATTGAGAAACTCCTCCAGGATGTTCAGAAATTTGTTCAGACGACAGGAGAGGTGGTGATTCTGGACTTTGGTGCCTTTCCTCTAGGATTTGGAATACATAGTGAACGGCATGAAGAATTTAGGGAATTTTTGAAGAGAGAACTAAAGGATGTGGCTTTTCCTCGTCAAAAAGACTCCCGAGAATCTTTTGACTTCACAATTAATGAAATCCAATCCACAGGAAAATCTCTAATTGTAACCTATGCCGAAGACGTTGCAAATAgtgaaattttatggaaatccTGGGAAAAACATTCCAGTGCTGATCTTATGGATTCAGAAATCAGGGAATATGTGAGAAATCTCTTTGGCAGAAGAAATATGTCTGGTCAGGAATCATCAGACAATGGATGGATTTTCTATGGAGTCCAATCACTTGATGCTTATGTCGGGAGGTATATGAAATTTCTATCTTCAAGGGAGAGGGCAGCATCAATCAATAGAAATCTCACAATCTGGCTCAGTGGACCCTGGAGCCTCAATGCAAATGCCGTGGCAGTAGATTATATTCTCTCATCGTGCCTCCTGGACATTGCTATCAATACAAATCGTCACAAGGCCTACAAGTCATCCCATCTCCTCCACATAGactattaa
- the LOC129802617 gene encoding death-associated inhibitor of apoptosis 1-like isoform X1, which translates to MLRAQQMLTLDLLLRAKMAVCQLLPKIHRYTNPGYDCCDNRTRESGESGTDVGPSTSSGGSSSSSSGSGVVGNDDVGGVSRAQALACRPTPIMSNIEDLHREENRLLTFDNWNVEFIDKRQLAMLGFYFLGYQDVVKCAFCRVEIGRWEPSDEVFTEHYRWSTNCPLLRRRPTANVPLDPEALNRVLPSVSYDTCGPCGVTQPRPAVFAEAAHSAISTDTFTPAAVFYHNPPRRCDYAELEIEANRLATFREWPRNLKMKPDELCDAGFFYTGIGDRVQCFSCGGGLKDWEDNDCAWEQHALWYDNCEYLKLIKGQKYIDEIKAKHAQKLNATEGAQEASSAVTALQQVPLPAAKEEPLSEEVVGTKIPADALENKLCKICFVNEYNTAFLPCGHVVACAKCASSVTSCPLCREPFTTVTRIYFS; encoded by the coding sequence ACAAATGCTAACTCTCGATCTTCTCTTGAGGGCTAAAATGGCAGTATGTCAATTGCTGCCAAAAATTCACAGATACACAAATCCAGGCTACGATTGCTGTGACAATCGCACAAGGGAGAGTGGTGAGAGTGGGACTGATGTTGGTCCGAGTACATCAAGTGGTGGTAGTAGCAGTTCTTCAAGTGGATCTGGGGTTGTAGGGAATGATGATGTTGGTGGTGTAAGTCGTGCTCAGGCTCTAGCTTGTCGTCCAACACCAATAATGTCCAATATTGAGGATTTGCATCGGGAGGAGAATCGTTTGTTAACTTTTGACAATTGGAATGttgaatttattgataaacGCCAATTGGCTATGCTGGGCTTCTACTTTTTGGGATATCAGGATGTTGTTAAGTGTGCATTCTGTCGGGTGGAAATTGGCCGTTGGGAACCGAGTGATGAAGTGTTTACGGAACACTATCGTTGGAGTACAAATTGTCCATTGCTGAGGCGTAGGCCAACAGCTAATGTTCCTCTCGATCCTGAGGCACTAAATCGGGTTTTACCCAGTGTATCTTATGATACTTGTGGTCCGTGCGGGGTGACACAACCACGTCCGGCGGTTTTTGCTGAAGCTGCCCATTCGGCCATTAGTACTGATACATTTACACCTGCAGCGGTGTTCTATCACAATCCACCGAGGAGATGTGATTATGCCGAGTTGGAAATTGAAGCCAATCGATTGGCAACGTTCCGGGAATGGCCGAGGAATCTCAAGATGAAACCCGATGAACTCTGCGATGCTGGATTCTTCTACACGGGTATTGGGGATCGTGTACAGTGCTTCAGCTGTGGGGGTGGTTTGAAGGATTGGGAGGACAATGATTGTGCCTGGGAGCAACATGCTCTGTGGTACGATAACTGTGAATATCTCAAATTGATTAAGGGACAGAAGTATATTGATGAAATTAAGGCGAAACATGCACAAAAACTCAATGCCACTGAAGGGGCACAAGAAGCATCATCAGCCGTTACTGCCCTTCAGCAAGTTCCACTACCTGCTGCTAAGGAGGAGCCATTGAGTGAAGAAGTTGTTGGGACGAAAATCCCGGCTGATGCACTAGAGaataaattgtgcaaaatttgcTTCGTGAATGAATACAATACGGCTTTTCTGCCGTGTGGTCACGTTGTGGCTTGTGCCAAGTGTGCATCATCCGTCACAAGCTGCCCTCTGTGTCGAGAGCCCTTTACAACTGTGACCAGGATATATTTTTCATAG
- the LOC129802615 gene encoding palmitoleoyl-protein carboxylesterase NOTUM, producing the protein MWSNLFIIKILLTLTLVHIPANEAAAVRQNSILIESNSVQRVVGETRRVTEARSRAVSGLKRVNLSNRTVACNDGSQAGFYLRRSSTFSRRWIVYLEGGMHCYDQKSCRDRWLNVRHFMTSAQWPETKDVGGILSHYPEENPYWHDANHVLVPYCSSDSWSGTKSIPDSRDGWRFMGSLIVRQVISDLIPLGLGNTQGSELLLAGSSAGGVGVMLNLDKVRHFLVQERGLKVTVRGISDSGWFLDQDPYVAGAIATKDIVKQGWALWNGAVPEACRKKYPNEPWRCYFGRHVYPTLKAPLFVFQWRFDVEQMKADSVWAPNSPQQWEYIHKMGTNVTKSMENVTAAFVPACIGHSVLNTRNWVHTKLNNITLSDALRCWELSTEKVHRRPRTKEERERRRLRRQKQEERKFKRLQKRLKEQKAKGQGKNPKRHRKNQDRKKNNARSTKMPKQNLRRNLNALPKPTDREDFTGYVHDEANATKSNRQKKKRKNPNQKRRHHNQHQERRHGPDNEKCPNLRLLEHCNWPQCNRSCPTYTNPITGKKMSDSELLNAFGLELEAAAEALGVDVQTLKDMDLIKVLT; encoded by the exons ATTCTTCTCACATTGACACTCGTCCACATTCCCGCCAATGAGGCCGCAGCTGTTCGTCAGAATTCCATTCTTATCGAGAGCAACTCGGTACAGCGGGTGGTAGGTGAAACACGTCGGGTGACCGAGGCACGTAGTCGAGCAGTGTCGGGACTGAAGAGAGTCAATTTATCCAACCGCACAGTGGCGTGCAACGATGGTTCCCAGGCCGGATTTTACCTCAGGCGCTCCTCAACTTTTTCCCGGCGATGGATTGTCTACCTGGAGGGTGGGATGCATTGCTACGATCAGAAATCCTGTCGGGATCGTTGGCTCAATGTTCGTCATTTCATGACATCAGCTCAGTGGccagagacaaaagacg TTGGAGGCATCTTGTCTCATTATCCAGAAGAAAACCCCTATTGGCATGATGCCAATCATGTTCTTGTACCCTACTGCAGCAGTGATTCCTGGAGCGGGACTAAATCCATCCCAGACTCGCGGGATGGTTGGCGATTTATGGGATCACTGATAGTCAGGCAGGTCATTTCAGACCTGATTCCCCTAGGTCTAGGCAATACTCAAGGATCTGAACTGCTCCTAGCAGGATCGTCAGCCGGAGGAGTTGGTGTAATGCTGAATTTGGACAAAGTCCGCCATTTCCTGGTCCAGGAAAGAG GCCTAAAGGTCACAGTAAGAGGTATAAGTGATTCTGGTTGGTTCCTAGATCAAGATCCCTACGTAGCCGGAGCTATAGCGACTAAAGATATTGTAAAACAAGGATGGGCTCTTTGGAATGGAGCTGTTCCCGAAGCTTGTCGCAAGAAGTACCCCAATGAACCCTGGCGCTGCTATTTTGGACGTCATGTGTATCCAACTCTGAAAG CACCCCTCTTCGTCTTTCAATGGCGTTTCGATGTGGAGCAAATGAAGGCAGACAGTGTCTGGGCGCCAAATTCTCCCCAACAATGGGAATATATTCATAAGATGGGAACAAATGTGACAAAATCTATGGAAAATGTAACGGCAGCCTTTGTACCTGCCTGCATTGGGCATTCAGTCTTAAACACTCGGAACTGGGTTCATACAAAATTGAACAACATCACTCTGTCAGATGCTCTAAGATGTTGGGAACTATCCACAGAAAAAGTTCATCGAAGGCCAAGGACAAAGGAAGAAAGGGAGAGAAGACGACTGAGGAGGCAGAAGCAGGAAGAGCGAAAGTTCAAGAGGCTCCAAAAGAGACTTAAGGAGCAAAAGGCGAAGGGACAGGGAAAGAATCCCAAAAGGCACAGGAAGAACCAAG ATCGCAAGAAAAACAATGCACGTTCCACGAAAATGCCAAAGCAAAATTTGAGGCGGAATCTCAATGCTCTGCCCAAACCCACAGATCGTGAAGATTTTACGGGATATGTCCATGATGAGGCAAATGCCACAAAGTCCAATAGGCAGAAGAAGAAACGTAAAAACCCCAATCAAAAGCGGAGACATCACAATCAGCACCAGGAACGGAGACATGGTCCAGACAATGAAAAATGCCCTAATCTTCGACTCCTTGAACACTGCAATTGGCCCCAGTGCAATCGTTCCTGTCCTACATACACAAATCCCATCACAGGCAAGAAGATGTCTGATTCGGAACTTCTAAATGCCTTTGGGTTAGAATTGGAAGCTGCAGCTGAGGCACTTGGTGTAGATGTTCAGACTCTCAAGGACATGGATCTCATTAAAGTTCTCACGTAG